The sequence AACGGGTACAATTTATACATCATTTTTGTTTCACAAAGTCAGTGGTTAGCGTTTACATAcagtcttttattgttacatcttccagaatatcAGCGAGCACACAGAACGGCTTTCGTGACCTGCTGGCGTTCAGCAACGGCACCTTGCGGCACAGACTGGTGCTGACAGCAGAGATCAACTGTGAGTTTAACCTCTTCAACTACCCCTTTGCTGAAGATGAGTGTCCTGTGGCCATCCAAGCCTGGTCCACGCAAGGTAGGCCCCGTCATAGTACTGAACTTGCAGTAATGCATCAAAGTCCATTCAAATACTACGATTTTAGTCATTATTAGTATAACAAACACAAACCACTTTCCAGTGTTGCATTTTAAGAAGAATTTATTGGTCTCGCCCAGGATGCGGTACACACATGGAAATTGGTACTGTGACGGTGTTTGACGGTAGTCATGGCGACTGGGAAACACTAGGCGCTTACCTCCACTCTCCATCTTATGACAGATACTTCATCTCGGTACGTTCTAAATCATCCCTTTTACTTCTATTGCATATTATTTCACAATACCAGTTGGTGTAATACTTCAGTGCAATACTTCCGCATTTTtatctcatcagaccacagagtattttcccaaaggtcttggggatcatcaagatgttttctggcaaaattgagacgtgccttaatgttctttttggtcAGCAGTGGTTtcggtcttggaactctgccatgcacgCTGTTTTTACCCAGtatctttcttatggtggagtcatgaacactgaccttaaccaaagcaaatgagGCCTGCGGTCATTTGGatattgttgtggggtcttttgtgacctcttgaatgaatCGTATCTGTGCACCTAGGGTCATTTTGGATGGCCTGCCACataggaaggttcaccactgttccatgttttcaccatttgtggataatggctttcACTGTGGtaggctggagtcccaaatgttttgaaatggctttataacattttcctgactgatagatctcaattaatctcagttaattTAGGTTTTAACAGGGTGGGGTTAGGGTGAGATGATCGGAAATATTAAGTGTGACAACAACAGGAAGGGGGGGCAACTTTTTCACACCAATGTGTAGGCCTCCTctctaaaaaaatcaaaaaaatgttgtatattattttatgtattattttaataaaatgtaataaatttgtGCAGAAGAAATAACTgaataaacacagaaaataaaaatattccactcTATTTAACACTATTTTTATAATGCATTgtgaaaatagaaatattaatataattatatataaatatataattaatgtaTCATCTATTTGAATGAACATCTTACCGCCAATAAATGTGCAGCACTCACTGTAGTTAAGTAAATAAACAGGACCAATATTTCATGAGGAAATATGGTagtgtaaaaatatgaatggaatTAAAGTTTAGATTTTCTAGAtcacccaccctcgaccatctctgtgtggagtttgcatgttcccccgtgcatgcgtgggttttctccgggtacttcggtttcctctcacattccaaaaacatgctaggttaattgttgactccaaattgtccataggtatgaatgtgagtgtgaatggttgtttgtctatatgtgccctgtgattggctggccaccagtccagggtgtaccccgcctctcgcccgaagacagctgggataggctccagcaccccctgtgaccctcgtgaggaatgagcggtagaaaatgaatgaatgaatgaattttctagATCACCTACTTTAAATAATTGATTTCTCTATGGATATAAAGTTTAGGTTGAGACTCACCATGTTTTCATGGTCCAGGTAGTGCTGAAGATCAGGCAACAGAACCCCTTCATCACCCTACTACTTCCGAGTATTCTACTCATCTTGGCCGACATGGTGAGCTTTGCCCTGCCACTGGGAGGCGGCGAGCGCAACTCCTTCAAGGTCACCCTGGTGCTGAGCTTCACCATGTTCCTCCTAATCCTCAACGATCAGCTGCCTGGCGACAGCGAGTGCAGCCCTGTGATCAGTCAGTCAACTACCACACtactgcatcatcatcatcatgtgaaTGGGGATGACTGACCATGTTGGTTATCCTGCAGAAAACCACTTTTGTGTGTGCTTGGTGATGCTGGTGGTGAGCATGCTGGTCTCCATGGTGCTCACACACGTGGCCAGAAATGGAGGCATCGTTTTCTGTTGCTGCCACAGAGGACCAAAGCCTGGAAGCAATCAGAACAAAGCGGATCAAGGTGAGGGGAGTCATGTGGTACACCGATTATCACAACACACAGAGCCTTTGGAACAATATAAACCATGTTTTGGCAGAAATCAAAGCAGACGTCAGTGTCATCCAGCTGAACGACTCAGAGGACACTCAGATGCTCAAGAAGGTGGTGGACTTCCTGGAGGCCATGAAAGCCCAGGAAATTGAGAGTAGCAACAACGAGATGTATGCTGATAGAATAGACAAGACCTTTTTCTGGTTCTATTTCATTTTGGGAACACTGTACTTCTGTGCGATGATCACCGTGATGGTGAAATATAACTGCGAGGTTAACCACTTGGATTTCTGGTAACTGCTGCCATGTTAGAAACGCTCATATGCACGAATATATTGGACCACCATCATAGCACcatcaaaggggacctattatgattaTGACAGTTTTTCTGagcaataaatgtagttagaatgttacaTTACTGtgtaaaatgatgcaaaagtttcagataatgaggtttgcacatttggaagtgagccaaatggagaccacaactcaatacaaagtgttgaaaatgagcataataggtcccctttgcacatacatgagaagaaaatagtaaataatctTCATTTAAGCATTTACCTCCTCAATGGAGGATAatacaatgaatatataatacatttttataggcCTTATTTAGAATGGCTTGGGAGCAGCACTTGCATAAACTGGTGTTTGTTGCCCTCTAGTAGCTACAACATTCACTGCACGCAAAATGGGCTACTGTTGTATTTAGTATCTTgacttttacaaaaatgttactGAAATATAGTTGTTTTTCCCACTGTTTGCCAATTAAACAACACTGATCTTGCATTTTGTGTCTTTTCAAAGCAGTCGTGGCATTTTAAGACCTTTGAATGCTCAATTTGAGGAGTAAATGTAATTTGTAAGGATAGTCGGTGGTTGGCGGGGGCCTCCAGCTTGTGCTCACTGTCGGTACGCAGTGACGTCACAAAAAATGATCTGAAACCGAGCGGTCAGAGCCACCCTAACTTCTTTCactgctcacttccaaatgcgcaaacctcattatctgaaactttggcattgtttaacacgataatacaacattctaacaacatttataggtcagaaaagtggaaaaagcgtaATAGATCATGCTCATGATCATGCTGGTGGACCAGCATCATTATTGAGACCTGGGGTCTCATTTATAAAACTTGCTTACGCACAAAATGTGTCTTGAAAGTTGCGTACGCAATTTCTTACTCACACACTGTTCATGAACTTTAATCACCAGCTCGGGCAGGGCTGTATCTTACAGCTACAACATAGCATTGCATTCTCATTCATGCGTGTCGTTGCATTCTCCTGCACACTCTCCATagtcttccacttcctgttgcgcTCTTAGCAGTGCAACAGTGCTCTCTACTGGTCAGTGTCGAGTGTACAGTCGAGTGTAGCAGTTATGGTATCATTATGGTATTTCTTCAAGGCACAACATGTTTGTTTCGCTTCCGTCTTCCTTAATAACATGAAACAGTCCATTGCATTAGAAGGGGGGAGCAACGGTCGAAAGATTTATGAACGATTACGCACTTTGATTTAGTTTTAAGCACGCGAAATAAGACTAAAAGAGTAGCTTGACAATGTAGCTTAAATTGAAGAAACAACTCAATAATCACTTTTATGAGTTCTTTGGCTGCCCCTGGAATTGACGTTAATATAGTTaacatgtattttgtattatttctaatttaattcttgtttattttataacagaaaaaacacattttcgcACGATGGACGGGTTGTCTTCCAATTTGCCTGACTTAAAATCGATGCATACCTATTTCAATTGGGTCAAAATGTATCTGCTTTCTTGGTGAGGACTTGACCTTGTGTGAACTGTCGAAGTGAATCTGTGTGCCAGGTGagtttgtttgtcatatattCGTAAAACTGTATAGAGCTACTACTACAAGCTACTACTATCGTAACAGTTTCATTTAGTGTAAATTGATTGGTCGTGCCTGGAGAGTGGGTGCACGGATGACGTCAAGGAAATGCGACTGTAGTCGAGGTTGGCGGGTTTTTTTTGGCCGTGTTGTTGTGTTCAATAAACGGAGACCACCCAACTTGTCCAGGAAGAGCGACTCTATTCGCAATACACTATTAAAAGTCAACACATGTCAACATATGTCCAATTTTTATGAGTCAAAATGGCTGCCTACTTTATATATCAGTAAACTATGCATGTCAAGCGGGTTAGAAGCTGGTTTGAAAGTATCTTTTTTAAGACAGGAATATTTTTCCCTTAGGTAAATTAATGTGAAATTTAATGAAGgcaatcatcaccaccaccttttaatcaatttttattattttttttgtcaaactgAAATGCATAAACTGTAAGTTCAATTTATCAATTTATCCAACATGTGACAATTATTAAACATTTACAtggtaaaataattttattccttcataaaaaacatgaatgtaATAGCATCAGTCACAACTTTACAAGAAATATTAgtcatgagaaaaaataatttcacattGGTATGAAAGAAAGAGTTGGGTGGGCCAGCACAGCGGTTTGTGGCATGTTCTGCTGTGCTTGAGTGGGTTTCCAGGtacttcctcccacaatccaaaaacactCTCATATCTTAACTGAACACTCAAAAATGGCCCAAAGCTTGAGGGTGAAGGGTTGTCCATCTCATGTCAGCCTTATGAtattagtccagggtgtacacccctTTTCTTTAGGTCAGCCAGGATAGGCTGGTACCCTGAATAGGATAAGAGATTAAAACAGATTGCATAAATGACAAAGGCTGTTCTCTTAGGAGTTGACAAACACTTCCAAGAGGCTGGCCACTGAGTGCATGCGGTAAAAGATGGCGAAAGGAAGTCCAACGTTGACGATTGCAGCCCACATGTTGAAATCGTAGAATTCTGCTTCGGCTGGGTGGTCAAACTGGGGGCGAGCCCCGAATGCAGGCATGATCCACAGCTAGAGAAGAAAGATGAGAGAAGAAATAAATGTCAAGAagggcgtgtttttttttcttccaaagaGCCGTGTGTGATGGCGAATGGAACTCACAATGATGTTGGCCAGCagcagaaagacagagacctcCTTCAGTACCCGCCTCTTCCACGTCAGCTTGTGTCTGTAGTGCGGCACGCCAAACGGGCTCACTGGTGCCACGTGCGGGCTGGGCTTGAAGCTTATTTGCGATCCTTCCAGGGTACTCACATCTTTATGGTAGTTCTCCAGCACGTAGGAATTTGCCACCACATGGACGGACTCATGGTGCTCCTCTTCGTGGAAAGGCTCCCTGTGAAGACCCTCAACGATGAAGAAGTTCTGCAGGCCGATCTGGAGCACCATCAGGATAGCCCAGGTCAGATTGAGTCTGTTCAGGAGGCCTGGTGCTCCGGACGCTATCATGGCGACGATGGTGAAGTAGTTAATGATGAACTGGCCCATGGAGGTTCCCACCAGGAGGCCTACATCCAGGCTACGGGTGGGGTTCTTCTCAGAATCGTGTTCCCTGCGGTCCAACTTGTAGATGGTGGCACCGATGAGGGTGGCCACCAGCATGAGGGCTACGATGACTATGTTTGTGACAAAGTGGATTATGAGCGCTTGGTCTCGCTTTTCAGTGTCGTCCGCCTTcttcatattcatttcatacacGATGAAAGTCGCCAGACCCACAAACACCAGGAGGACTCCCACCAAGGGGCCGGCCAGTGCGTCCTTCAGATGGAATTTGTGGGCGTGGCTGTGGTGGTGCGCGCCGCGTGCTTCTGCGAGTCGACCAACGTTTTTCCACATGACGTAGGCCATGGCCGAGGCGAAGAGACTGTACTCGATGTTGAAGGGATACAAGTAGAAGTAGGCCTCTTGGAAAAGGCTGCATGAAGTGTGACTGCACTTGCAGTCGCCTTCACTGGAACTCGCTGTGATTGGAAAGAAGAGGTGTTATTTTTGTGCTAGCCAGCTTGTGTTCTAATAGCTTCAACCCTGTTTCATACCTCTGCTGTACATGCTCCGTCCAGAGAGTTTATGCGTATCGTTGCTGTGATTGTCCTCAATTTCATGCGTGTCGTTATCATGATGCTCTTCTTCTGGGTGAGATGTTTGGTGAAGTGACTCGTCTGTGACCGCCGCCATCCACAACACGAGATTAATGGAGAGGGTGAGCATCAGCCCGCAGCTGCATGTAGCAAGAAGAATGAAAAAATCAGTATAAGGCACAATTGCCGTTAAAGAAGAAGTGATGTTACCAAATATGGAGTACTATGCTAAAGTAACCATTACATTTGTTTCTTGCGTAGCTATAATGTCACTCAGTAGAGCACAGAGGCCACCAAATATTCCCAGagcgtgtttgtgtttgttaacaggcaggctacttcctggttcagggAAGGCAATGAACAGACAGGTGGCACCATTAAAATTCCAAGGTGTTGGTTGATGCTTCAGTCATGCAAAAGGGTGAATATAAATTCCTGTATCTTCCTTATCCAAACTGTAATGGGTTCTCCTCGACATAGTTTCATGGAAATCACATTTATGTTTTTACGGAAAATCTATTGATCCATCaattcttccttctccttctcaGATATGTTTACCTGTGCAAGGGTAAACATGTGACATAAATCCTGTATAGCTTTGTTACATCAACTAGACTATTGCCATTCTGCTTTATGtcaatagaataataataacaaagctAAAGACGTTTTCTCATGAGAAAGGTGCATCCAATTTTTCATTCAGGCTCTACCTGCAAAGATAATAACACGTATAATTGAGACAGAACCTATTATCTTTACACTTGATTGACACTTGATGTATGCAATAAATGTTGCTAAACATGTAAACGTCTGAACTCAATGATCCACAAAACATTAGATAGAGCCTGAGGCATGCCCCTGGGCTTACAGCCAGGCCTTCTTTATCTGTCCAGATTGTGttgtttgggaaccactggttGATCTTTGACTGTATTTTCTATGGGCTTGTGTGTTGAATGACACTTTTGGGTGGAACTGGTGTTAATCCCCAAGAACTTGTGATTGGTGCAGTGacagtacagtggaacatcCCTGAGGTCGTACAATTCAGAAAGGTAAGTATATTCTTTAGGGAAAATACGCCTCGAAAGTCGCTCAACCAGTTGGAACCATTGTCATGTGCGACGTCACTTTAAACCTTGGTTCACAAAGCGACACCAGATGAAGTCTCTGTTTGTCTTTGGGTTCCTCTATTGGTTTAATGCATTCAAATGAACCATATTTAGCTTGTTTTAAGCTTTAAGAATGTTAAGGATGCTTCAGTGACTCTGACTCTGaattgggttgtttttatttccattattttctttggaaaacccTGTCCTGTGGGAAATCTGTTACAATGAGGTTGTCCAGCATCCCGGAACAGATTTGTTATTGTCCTTCCACTGCATAAAGAATATTCAAGCCCATGTTTAAGGATtgaaaagtaaaagaaaaaggCCTACCGTGTAAGGTTCCTTTGGAGCTGCACGCAGTCCTTGGCATGGACCCACATAAAGTACGTCTGGAAACAAATTTCATAGTTATTAAACAGATCTTAGGTCTAATTAGCAGAGTAGTTGAATGATGCTTACCTGCACAATAATGAAAACAAGTTGCACCACAGGAAAGACAACGTAGATGGCCGACTCACAGTGAAGGTAGCCCACATAAGTCCCTATCTTGAAAATGTCCATGATGATGCTGAGCAATCCAAACAACACCATTCCTCCTAAAGGTGGTTGATATCATTACAGACTAATCCTTAAATCATGACCAAAATAAACATCtgaatatgtacagtacatacctCTGAGCCACACGGGGCCGGCATGCCCGTCCCTGTAAGCCACGGCATTTTCAATCCTGGCTGTGAAGATGATGTAGTAGATCATCCAAATGCaggtgaggatgaggatgacaaCGAGGAAAACCTGCAGGTCCGACATGCTGATGTCCACATGCTCATAGGCGCTGCCGCTCACCAGAGCGATCCCTAGCATGAGGATGTTGATGAAAATGACACCGGACAAAATCCATCCCCAGTTTCTGTCCCGTTCCTTCGTGGTAGGACTGGGCTTGGCCAGGGTCTCGGAGCTGATGGCGCCTGGCAAGTGCGCGTGTCCCTGCATGTCGGGTTTGGTCCTGCAGGGCTCGCATGGGCCCCCATCAGGTAGGCAACTGCATGGGTAGCCGCTGTTCAAACACATGGTTGCTCCCTGCCAGAACGGACGACAAGTGAGTGACTGTTTGCATTCGTGTCTGCATGAGATGTGACTGGTTTTACAGCCTCACCCTTTACCTTCCCCTAAAAAACCCGCCCTTGTTGTAAGTTTTCCGTGAACATAATTGGCACTTTGGTATTGCAACACAACACACCGGTTTAGTTGCGTAGGTTGTTAAATGACATTCAGTTACCTCCGATTGctaaattacaaaaatagtgATCAGTCATTCAATgggaaacaaaatgaaaatggaggTCAGAGCTTACCTGCAAGTTGACTTGGCGAGGTGTGAGTGTCGGGATGCAGAAGCGTCCGCCCTTTTTATGTGCATCCAAAACACAGCTGGAGGAGGCATGAAGGTCAATAAATCGTCTATAAGCAGATCACCATATTATGACCAAACACCGACTGTTTTGTGCAAAATATTCATCTAAAGTTCAAAAGATGTTTCAAAGAAAAACGATTTCTTACTAATGCTTCAGTATGGAGAAACCTGCTCCTTGTTCTTGATCGGCTTTTCCAAACTTGTGCCTATTATGCATTGCCATTACATGAATCTTAATGATCAATAACAAGacagaaattcatttatttcaacatATGTGATAACATTGGGGCCTTCATCTATGTTAGAATTTAGGCTTTTATCACAAAGAAGATATGATCTTTAACTTGAGCCTCACAATCTAAACATGAGCTGAAGTAGGCGTGTGAAGCCAACATCATTTGCCTATCATTGATTTTATGCTTGAAGATGATGCAGATTAAATGTGCATGTACTCGGGGGTGAGACATATGAAATCCCCCCCAGCCAGCATCCGTCTAATCTATGATCTTATCTATTTCTGTCGCTTGTCATGCAGCTGCATTCATTTGTTATGGTTGTTTAATTAGCGGCCTTACGACATCTCCGGGTAGGGCCGAGGTGGTTTTTATTCCCTTTCTTTTAtacatgacatttcatgtttacGCCCTTGGTTGGCATTAGAGCTGCCAAGGTTCTATAAATAAGGACAATGACACAATGAACATGATACAACACACGAGTCACTGTTCTTCCTCATGAAGTGAGTGGCAATGAGGAAATATTATTTCTCAAAAGTTGAGTTAATTGGGAgcatttttgacattatttgatTTCAGTCAAGTGTGACTAAAGTGAATTTTTAAGGAAGTATTCTCATTCAAGTACCTTTTGTTCAGATTTGCCGCTAAAACATGAATTGACAACACCTGCAAAGTCTCATCCAAACATGccattacaaatataataatgctcATAATTTATCttgatgtttattattgtgcttgtaatGTCCGTACTGCATCATACTCAAGGTCTGTCTTCAATATTTTGAATACCGTTTTATTAACTTTTTCAGCCCAAAACGTCAACATGTATTGTTACAATATAATTTCAGATCAAGAAATGACTCAAAAAGCATATTTGCTAGAAAACATGTGGCAGACTTTTAACCACATGAGTTTCTATTCATTCAAACTTGATATGGAAACCATTTGGGGAAACCCTGCtaattttgtttatatattattataatattaaaaacagtcCAACCTCAATGATGTTccatcaaaactgagcattgcATTTTTGCAAAGGTAAATGTATGCAATTTGATGTAATGTATACATGTTTATTTTGCAATACTATAAGTGAGTATTGACATACTTTAATATGCATTGAAAGTGATGCCAATATCATAACGGCCACGGGGAGCACTGTTCAGCAAGGCTGTGCGCGTCGTCAACGTCCCTTGGAAACCCGCGACGCGCACAGCCCATCCGGACACCGACTCTCCGGTGTGTCGGTGCGTGGGCTACTCCGCTTCCACGATGAGGATAATAACGATGAATACAATATTAGCGGTCGTGGAGGCGATAACGCCGAATGGAGTCGAGCAGGGTGGATTAAGGGGTCGCCATGAATGACAGGTACCACAAGGCGGCCCGGGACGGCTACCTGGACCTGCTGAAGGAGGCCACTCGGAAAGACCTCAACGCCCCGGATGAGGATGGCATGACCCCGACGCTATGGGCGGCTTACCACGGAAACCTGGAGGCTCTGCGGCTCATCGTGGCGAGGGGGTgggtagtaaaaaaaattgacacaGGACCACTTTATGAtgtccatatttttttaaaagttggatgaaaaaaaataattaaaccatTTATGATTGTAGTTTGCAATGGTGCAAAGTAATGCAATGTCAGTTTGCCTGCTGTTCCTAATATACTGTCCCTGAGATCATTTATTACTGTAGACACACTTGCTAAACTACAATTAACGCACATTGtgttaaacaaatacatttagttTGGTAGTTATAGTAATTATGTGAACAATACATAGATAATTACAAGTAAAATATTTGGTGCGGTccttttactttgttttaaaCAACCACATGTACTAAAGGAATTTGATTATCCACATCAGACATTATCACTCAGAACTGAGCAACAAtaggaagaaggaagaagaagaagggggagtgagagaaaaaaacatttggaaattgtaat comes from Doryrhamphus excisus isolate RoL2022-K1 chromosome 15, RoL_Dexc_1.0, whole genome shotgun sequence and encodes:
- the LOC131103324 gene encoding proton channel OTOP2-like; this encodes MCLNSGYPCSCLPDGGPCEPCRTKPDMQGHAHLPGAISSETLAKPSPTTKERDRNWGWILSGVIFINILMLGIALVSGSAYEHVDISMSDLQVFLVVILILTCIWMIYYIIFTARIENAVAYRDGHAGPVWLRGGMVLFGLLSIIMDIFKIGTYVGYLHCESAIYVVFPVVQLVFIIVQTYFMWVHAKDCVQLQRNLTRCGLMLTLSINLVLWMAAVTDESLHQTSHPEEEHHDNDTHEIEDNHSNDTHKLSGRSMYSRASSSEGDCKCSHTSCSLFQEAYFYLYPFNIEYSLFASAMAYVMWKNVGRLAEARGAHHHSHAHKFHLKDALAGPLVGVLLVFVGLATFIVYEMNMKKADDTEKRDQALIIHFVTNIVIVALMLVATLIGATIYKLDRREHDSEKNPTRSLDVGLLVGTSMGQFIINYFTIVAMIASGAPGLLNRLNLTWAILMVLQIGLQNFFIVEGLHREPFHEEEHHESVHVVANSYVLENYHKDVSTLEGSQISFKPSPHVAPVSPFGVPHYRHKLTWKRRVLKEVSVFLLLANIILWIMPAFGARPQFDHPAEAEFYDFNMWAAIVNVGLPFAIFYRMHSVASLLEVFVNS
- the LOC131103294 gene encoding 5-hydroxytryptamine receptor 3A-like produces the protein MQTPLTISCSPWRAMLLWTLLTLGGSYAENNCTTRRCLADMLVNKKLITQPQRDNCTQFIYVSAIEYQTIKVDTKNLRLNCRLQAIVEWTDDDLYWDQSIYAYDEVILPVNKVWTPEIHIANGISASTQNGFRDLLAFSNGTLRHRLVLTAEINCEFNLFNYPFAEDECPVAIQAWSTQGCGTHMEIGTVTVFDGSHGDWETLGAYLHSPSYDRYFISVVLKIRQQNPFITLLLPSILLILADMVSFALPLGGGERNSFKVTLVLSFTMFLLILNDQLPGDSECSPVIKNHFCVCLVMLVVSMLVSMVLTHVARNGGIVFCCCHRGPKPGSNQNKADQEIKADVSVIQLNDSEDTQMLKKVVDFLEAMKAQEIESSNNEMYADRIDKTFFWFYFILGTLYFCAMITVMVKYNCEVNHLDFW